In one Bacillus thuringiensis genomic region, the following are encoded:
- a CDS encoding M23 family metallopeptidase produces the protein MLRKISLLLSICFLLHQNIAYGEDNQQSIYEKRMALYKETEQSSGIPWYYLAAMDQYERNIRSVRKDIPKKPDAIISLYFKPEIWAGPINSNDTLPHTISLFGGIGLDGDKDGFANANSDRDLLHTAATILRKQGTSEDRIKIMLWEYYRRAKTVDLISEYAQIYKHYGRINLEGNAFPLPIRSDHSYRSTFGAGRSFGGRRIHEGTDIFAGYGVPVRSTCYGIIETKGWNRLGGWRIGIRDLHNNYHYYAHLGGFSKEIQLGQIVEPGKVIGFVGSTGYGPPGTAGKFPPHLHFGMYKDNGYTEWAFDPYMHLSLWERKERANTKR, from the coding sequence ATGCTTCGAAAAATTTCTCTTTTGCTTTCTATTTGTTTTCTTCTCCACCAAAACATCGCTTACGGTGAAGATAATCAGCAAAGCATATACGAAAAGCGCATGGCACTATATAAAGAAACCGAGCAGTCTTCAGGCATTCCATGGTATTACTTAGCTGCAATGGATCAATATGAAAGAAATATACGGAGCGTAAGAAAAGATATTCCGAAAAAACCAGATGCCATCATTTCCCTTTATTTCAAACCAGAAATATGGGCTGGGCCTATTAATAGTAACGATACTCTCCCCCATACAATTTCTCTATTTGGCGGAATAGGTTTAGATGGTGACAAAGATGGATTTGCAAATGCAAATAGCGACCGTGATCTTCTGCATACCGCAGCGACTATTTTAAGGAAACAAGGAACGTCAGAAGACCGTATTAAAATTATGCTTTGGGAATATTATAGACGTGCAAAAACAGTTGATTTAATTAGCGAATACGCCCAAATTTATAAACATTATGGACGTATTAATTTAGAAGGAAATGCTTTTCCTCTTCCGATTCGTAGTGACCATAGCTACCGTAGTACTTTCGGCGCTGGAAGAAGTTTTGGCGGCAGAAGGATTCATGAAGGAACCGATATTTTCGCCGGATATGGCGTGCCAGTAAGATCGACTTGCTATGGCATTATTGAAACGAAAGGTTGGAACCGCCTTGGTGGATGGCGCATTGGTATTCGTGACCTTCATAACAATTACCATTATTACGCCCATTTAGGCGGGTTTTCAAAAGAAATACAGCTTGGACAAATTGTTGAACCAGGAAAAGTAATCGGATTTGTTGGTAGCACTGGTTATGGACCTCCTGGTACAGCCGGAAAATTTCCACCCCACTTACATTTTGGCATGTATAAAGACAATGGCTATACAGAATGGGCCTTCGATCCATACATGCATTTAAGCCTTTGGGAACGCAAAGAACGAGCAAATACAAAACGATAA
- a CDS encoding YbaK/EbsC family protein — MYEDVLALLHKTNVSYEKFEHEPVLDYETDRIVRERLGLQGTPSKSLFLKSKSGDYYVFFTLEGTRLNRGEMKELTGERLSLCSPDELRDKTGCTPGCVAPFGYSHDVTIIVDNAIYTYDKILITPGVPEFTIELSTEELKKILLTCTNTVLEYKQKES, encoded by the coding sequence ATGTACGAAGACGTACTTGCTTTACTACATAAAACAAATGTTTCTTATGAAAAATTCGAACACGAACCAGTACTCGATTATGAGACGGATCGGATCGTACGTGAGAGACTTGGCTTACAAGGCACTCCAAGTAAAAGCTTATTTTTAAAATCAAAGTCTGGAGATTATTACGTATTTTTTACGTTAGAGGGCACAAGGCTCAACCGGGGAGAGATGAAAGAGCTAACAGGAGAACGCTTATCTCTCTGTTCTCCTGATGAACTGCGAGACAAAACTGGTTGTACGCCGGGATGTGTAGCTCCTTTCGGATATTCACACGATGTAACAATTATTGTGGATAACGCTATTTATACGTACGATAAAATTTTAATTACACCTGGTGTTCCTGAATTTACAATTGAATTATCCACAGAAGAATTAAAAAAGATTTTATTAACATGTACAAATACCGTTTTAGAGTACAAACAAAAAGAGAGCTAA
- the yunB gene encoding sporulation protein YunB — protein sequence MSIFRSKNSRFRKGPIAFRYILLMSFILFVILLTQGLWIVNNNIQPTLIKYGEVETHKMATAIMTKAVKDRINEGFDVDSLMKVQNDKNGKVSTINLNTKQVNEIVTSTTTYIEKYLQQVEQGKLKELGISEKNGATMAVPFGRVTDNALLGNIGPDIPIHFTPIGHVNTDIKQKIEPHGINTTAIQIVMEMEVTLQVIIPFHTKEITVKQNVPIATRIVQGEVPTYYGSGSVAVPDKKKTDS from the coding sequence ATGAGTATATTTCGCTCGAAAAACTCGCGGTTTCGAAAGGGACCTATTGCCTTTCGGTATATACTGCTTATGTCGTTTATTCTTTTTGTTATATTACTTACGCAAGGGTTGTGGATTGTGAATAATAACATTCAGCCGACCTTAATTAAATATGGGGAAGTAGAGACACATAAAATGGCGACAGCAATTATGACGAAGGCAGTAAAGGATCGAATTAATGAAGGATTCGATGTCGATTCATTAATGAAAGTACAGAATGATAAAAACGGAAAAGTATCCACAATTAATTTAAATACGAAGCAAGTAAATGAAATCGTAACGTCAACGACCACGTACATAGAAAAATATTTGCAACAAGTAGAACAAGGGAAGTTGAAGGAGCTAGGTATTTCTGAAAAAAATGGGGCGACTATGGCAGTTCCTTTTGGGCGTGTAACGGATAATGCACTTCTTGGTAATATAGGACCAGATATTCCAATTCATTTCACGCCAATTGGTCATGTGAATACAGATATTAAACAAAAAATTGAGCCGCATGGGATTAATACTACAGCGATTCAAATTGTTATGGAAATGGAAGTAACATTGCAAGTAATTATTCCATTTCATACGAAAGAGATAACGGTGAAACAAAATGTTCCAATTGCGACGCGTATCGTTCAAGGGGAAGTGCCTACGTATTATGGAAGCGGAAGTGTTGCTGTACCTGATAAAAAGAAAACAGATAGTTAA
- a CDS encoding TIGR01457 family HAD-type hydrolase — MYKGYLIDLDGTMYRGEEQIEEASDFVKALGERGIPYLFVTNNSTRKPEQVAEKLVRFDIPAKAEQVFTTSMATANFIYERKQDATVYMIGEEGLHDALVEKGFELVDENPDFVVVGLDRDITYEKLAKACLAVRNGATFISTNGDIAIPTERGLLPGNGSLTSVVAVSTGVDPIFIGKPESIIMEQALKVLGIEKNEALMVGDNYDTDILAGINAGMHTLLVHTGVTTVEKLTEYEVQPTQVVHNLTEWIEKM; from the coding sequence ATGTATAAAGGGTACTTAATTGACTTAGACGGTACGATGTATCGCGGAGAAGAACAAATTGAAGAAGCAAGCGACTTCGTAAAAGCATTAGGAGAGCGCGGCATTCCATATTTATTCGTTACGAATAACTCAACTCGTAAACCAGAACAGGTAGCAGAAAAACTTGTTCGTTTCGATATTCCAGCGAAAGCAGAGCAAGTATTCACAACGAGTATGGCGACTGCGAACTTCATTTATGAACGTAAACAAGACGCAACTGTATATATGATTGGTGAAGAAGGCTTACACGATGCACTTGTGGAAAAAGGATTTGAACTTGTGGATGAAAATCCTGATTTCGTTGTTGTTGGTTTAGATCGTGACATCACATATGAAAAATTAGCAAAAGCTTGTCTTGCTGTGCGTAACGGCGCAACGTTTATTTCTACAAATGGAGACATTGCCATTCCGACTGAGCGCGGATTGTTACCAGGTAACGGCTCATTAACATCAGTTGTAGCAGTGTCAACAGGTGTGGATCCAATCTTTATCGGAAAACCAGAATCAATCATTATGGAACAAGCTTTAAAAGTGCTTGGCATAGAAAAAAATGAAGCATTAATGGTTGGGGATAACTATGATACAGACATTTTAGCAGGAATAAATGCTGGTATGCATACCCTTCTTGTCCACACTGGAGTCACAACTGTGGAGAAGTTAACAGAATATGAAGTACAACCAACGCAAGTTGTGCATAACTTGACGGAGTGGATTGAGAAGATGTAG
- a CDS encoding helix-turn-helix transcriptional regulator: MGEARTTKDEIVQLLKVKGEHTVAELADVLEITEMAIRRHLSNLEKDGLIYSKMVRQHVGRPTYLYGLSEKGEDTFPKEYKQFAIDMLEDLARMGDEKILRYVLKERTKRMEEQLQKRVSDQKNLAYKVQEIAAMQEKNGYMVQIKRDGENSFVIEKQNCPLKEIAERFPQVCEDEKEMYKRLFAGADVKTLANMCEGDCSCSYQVKEKK; this comes from the coding sequence ATGGGGGAAGCACGTACTACGAAAGACGAGATTGTACAATTGTTGAAAGTAAAGGGAGAGCACACAGTAGCGGAACTAGCTGACGTTTTAGAGATTACAGAAATGGCAATCCGAAGACATTTAAGTAATCTTGAGAAAGACGGACTCATTTATTCTAAGATGGTAAGGCAACATGTCGGAAGACCAACTTATTTGTATGGATTAAGTGAAAAGGGAGAAGATACATTCCCGAAAGAGTATAAGCAATTTGCGATTGATATGCTAGAAGATTTAGCTCGAATGGGCGATGAAAAAATACTTCGTTATGTTTTAAAAGAGAGAACGAAGCGAATGGAAGAACAGTTACAAAAGCGAGTGAGTGATCAAAAGAATTTAGCATATAAAGTGCAAGAGATAGCAGCGATGCAAGAGAAAAATGGTTATATGGTTCAAATTAAGAGAGACGGAGAGAACTCTTTCGTAATTGAAAAACAAAACTGTCCGTTAAAGGAAATTGCAGAGAGATTTCCGCAAGTATGTGAAGATGAAAAAGAGATGTATAAGCGTTTATTTGCAGGGGCAGATGTAAAGACGTTAGCAAACATGTGCGAGGGCGATTGTAGTTGTTCTTACCAAGTAAAAGAGAAAAAATGA
- a CDS encoding DUF86 domain-containing protein — protein MYFVDRKKIEQMLVCLERATSTFQEKKIYETEFEFYALERIAHLIIDTVLDVGNAMIDGFIMRDPGSYEDIIDILMDERVISEEDGQGMKEIILLRKMLMQDYIQMNHDELYKTIQKHIAVVEKYPANIRSYLEKELGPVSAFVPE, from the coding sequence ATGTATTTTGTAGACAGAAAGAAAATAGAACAAATGCTAGTATGTTTAGAACGAGCAACAAGTACATTTCAAGAGAAAAAGATATATGAAACCGAGTTTGAATTTTATGCATTAGAGCGCATAGCCCATCTTATTATTGATACTGTATTAGATGTAGGAAATGCGATGATTGATGGATTTATTATGCGCGATCCAGGAAGTTATGAAGATATTATTGATATTTTAATGGATGAGCGAGTGATAAGTGAAGAAGATGGACAAGGGATGAAAGAAATTATCCTTCTTCGAAAAATGCTTATGCAAGATTATATTCAAATGAATCATGATGAATTATATAAGACGATTCAAAAACATATTGCAGTGGTAGAAAAATACCCAGCAAATATTCGCAGTTATTTAGAAAAGGAATTAGGACCTGTATCTGCATTTGTACCAGAATAA
- the glpX gene encoding class II fructose-bisphosphatase: MERELALEIVRVTEAAALASAQWMGRGKKNEADDAATTAMRDMFDSVNMAGTVVIGEGELDEAPMLYIGEELGTGNGPEVDIAVDPLEGTNIVAKGLANAMAVIAIADKGNLLHAPDMYMEKIAVGPKAAGKISLDDPIEKTIEIVAEANNKKIRDLTVIVQERERHQDIIDRVRAKGARVKLFGDGDVGASIATALPGTGIDLFVGIGGAPEGVISAAALKCLEGEMQARLVPMNEEEEARCREMGLEDPRQLLMLDDLVSGDDAIFSATGVSAGELLDGVKFLGGDLAETYSIVMRYKTRTVRFIKTHHHLDHKPHLNLDI, encoded by the coding sequence TTGGAACGTGAACTCGCACTAGAAATTGTCCGTGTAACAGAAGCAGCAGCATTAGCATCCGCACAGTGGATGGGCCGCGGAAAGAAGAACGAAGCAGATGATGCAGCAACTACAGCAATGCGTGATATGTTTGATTCAGTAAACATGGCAGGTACAGTTGTAATTGGTGAAGGAGAACTTGATGAAGCACCGATGCTGTATATTGGTGAAGAACTAGGAACAGGTAACGGTCCAGAAGTAGACATCGCCGTTGACCCACTAGAAGGTACAAACATCGTTGCAAAAGGTCTTGCAAATGCAATGGCAGTTATCGCAATCGCAGATAAAGGAAACCTTCTTCATGCTCCTGATATGTACATGGAAAAAATCGCGGTTGGTCCAAAAGCAGCTGGTAAAATTAGCTTAGATGATCCAATTGAAAAAACAATTGAAATTGTAGCAGAAGCTAACAATAAAAAGATTCGCGATCTAACAGTTATCGTTCAAGAACGTGAACGTCATCAAGATATTATCGATCGTGTTCGTGCTAAAGGTGCACGTGTAAAATTATTTGGTGACGGTGATGTTGGTGCGTCAATCGCAACAGCACTACCTGGAACAGGTATTGACTTATTCGTAGGTATTGGCGGAGCTCCAGAAGGCGTTATTTCTGCAGCAGCATTAAAATGTCTTGAAGGTGAAATGCAAGCTCGCTTAGTTCCAATGAACGAAGAAGAAGAAGCTCGTTGTCGTGAAATGGGATTAGAAGATCCTCGTCAACTTCTTATGTTAGATGACTTAGTATCTGGGGATGATGCAATCTTCTCAGCAACTGGTGTATCTGCTGGTGAGTTATTAGACGGTGTTAAATTCCTTGGCGGAGATTTAGCTGAAACATACTCTATCGTAATGCGTTACAAAACAAGAACAGTACGATTCATTAAAACGCATCACCATTTAGATCATAAACCACACTTAAACTTAGATATTTAA
- a CDS encoding YhcN/YlaJ family sporulation lipoprotein: MKKQIMLSLLTLSLFAGCQPANKAEMEREEGSRVLVSNKNDMYHTENTNTRLTRVGYSSKQKHEVSNKQVGAINREKVAEMITSMTVKLPDVTNAATLVTDDEVFVVYRANTTDPKLVADQVYRAALSIVPRYYKAYVSTDQKLISQIQGLQSGALNDTEYTQSLDMLKREMSKNPHLNNTGDQTLNDMIKK, translated from the coding sequence GTGAAAAAACAAATTATGCTCTCTCTCCTCACTCTTTCCTTATTTGCAGGCTGCCAGCCAGCAAATAAAGCCGAAATGGAACGTGAAGAAGGAAGCCGTGTTCTTGTTTCCAATAAAAATGACATGTATCATACGGAAAATACAAATACAAGACTCACAAGAGTCGGTTATTCTTCTAAACAAAAGCATGAAGTATCTAACAAACAAGTAGGGGCCATTAATCGCGAGAAAGTCGCTGAAATGATTACAAGCATGACCGTCAAACTTCCTGACGTTACAAACGCTGCTACACTCGTTACCGATGATGAAGTATTTGTTGTATATCGTGCAAACACAACGGATCCAAAACTTGTAGCGGATCAAGTATATAGAGCTGCTTTGTCCATCGTCCCTCGCTATTATAAAGCATATGTATCAACAGACCAAAAGTTGATTTCCCAAATTCAAGGCCTTCAATCTGGCGCATTAAATGATACAGAATATACGCAAAGCCTCGATATGCTAAAACGTGAAATGAGTAAAAATCCTCATTTGAACAATACGGGAGATCAGACCTTGAATGATATGATTAAAAAGTAA
- the lipA gene encoding lipoyl synthase, which translates to MTKQTEYKRKPEWLKIKLNTNENYTGLKKMMRSKNLHTVCEEAKCPNIHECWAVRKTATFMILGAVCTRACRFCAVKTGLPTELDLQEPERVADSVVQMGLKHVVITAVARDDLKDGGAAVFAETVRAVRRKNPFTSIEVLPSDMGGVEENLKMLMDAKPDILNHNIETVRRLSDRVRARAKYERSLEFLRRAKEMQPDIPTKSSIMVGLGETREDLIEAMDDLRANNVDILTLGQYLQPSKKHLPVLKYYPPAEFAELKEIALSKGFSHCEAGPLVRSSYHADEQVRSAKEKTAEAK; encoded by the coding sequence ATGACAAAACAAACAGAATATAAGCGCAAGCCCGAATGGTTGAAAATTAAGTTAAACACGAATGAAAACTATACAGGCTTAAAGAAAATGATGCGTTCTAAGAATCTTCATACCGTTTGTGAAGAGGCAAAATGTCCGAATATTCATGAATGCTGGGCTGTAAGAAAAACAGCAACATTTATGATTTTAGGTGCGGTTTGTACACGTGCTTGTCGTTTTTGTGCGGTTAAAACAGGCTTACCAACTGAGCTTGATTTACAAGAACCAGAACGCGTAGCAGATTCAGTAGTTCAAATGGGCTTAAAGCACGTTGTTATAACAGCGGTTGCACGTGATGATTTAAAGGACGGGGGAGCAGCTGTTTTTGCTGAAACAGTACGCGCAGTACGTCGTAAAAACCCATTCACGTCTATCGAAGTATTACCATCTGATATGGGTGGAGTAGAAGAAAACTTAAAAATGTTAATGGATGCAAAACCAGATATTCTAAACCATAACATTGAAACAGTACGTCGATTATCTGACCGAGTTCGCGCTAGAGCAAAATATGAACGTTCATTAGAGTTTTTACGTCGAGCGAAAGAAATGCAGCCTGATATTCCAACTAAATCGAGCATTATGGTGGGCTTAGGTGAAACGAGAGAAGATTTAATTGAAGCAATGGATGACTTACGTGCAAACAATGTGGATATTTTAACTCTTGGGCAATACCTACAACCATCTAAGAAGCATTTACCAGTTCTTAAATATTACCCACCAGCAGAATTTGCAGAGCTTAAAGAAATTGCACTTAGCAAAGGATTTAGCCACTGTGAAGCTGGCCCACTTGTGCGTTCTTCTTACCATGCGGACGAGCAAGTACGTTCTGCAAAAGAAAAAACAGCAGAAGCTAAATAA
- a CDS encoding DUF3055 domain-containing protein, with protein sequence MEERFFLYDDTVATKTRFVSFMGENERHDLALLYSDRHYGKTIVLDMQSNKFAIIGADDLNEPGYLEHAFSMTEEIAEELRSFLFELI encoded by the coding sequence ATGGAAGAACGTTTCTTTCTGTACGACGATACTGTCGCTACAAAAACTCGTTTCGTTAGCTTTATGGGAGAAAATGAGCGTCATGATTTAGCGCTTTTATACTCCGATCGTCATTACGGTAAAACAATTGTACTTGATATGCAAAGTAATAAATTTGCAATCATCGGCGCTGACGATTTAAACGAACCAGGCTACTTAGAGCACGCATTTTCTATGACTGAAGAAATTGCAGAAGAACTACGCTCATTTTTATTTGAACTTATATAA
- a CDS encoding YunC family protein produces MVNVEPIIIDNYTFIAVSVKLPKTNLLAVMSDKGYIMCGALDVGLLNEKLGDRGIIAGRAVGVRTIEQLLEAPLESVTTGAEALGIPAGTIGKEALLKMR; encoded by the coding sequence TTATACGTTTATTGCAGTTAGCGTGAAACTTCCAAAGACGAATTTGCTAGCTGTAATGAGCGATAAAGGATATATTATGTGTGGTGCATTAGATGTAGGTCTTTTAAATGAGAAATTAGGTGATCGAGGAATTATTGCTGGCCGTGCGGTTGGTGTAAGAACGATTGAACAACTTCTTGAAGCGCCACTAGAATCGGTAACGACTGGAGCTGAAGCATTAGGCATTCCAGCAGGAACGATTGGAAAAGAAGCATTATTAAAAATGAGATAA
- a CDS encoding histidine phosphatase family protein — MKKIIVIRHCSATGQKRDDELTTDGKDQANTLATFLLENHLQIDHIISSPFVRAIDSIRPYALQANLSIQEDERLTERILSNVPMDDWMQKLESTFTNIDIAFSGGESTKQATDRAISLIQDVLQLNHTTTLLVTHGNLLTLILKHFDHTIGFNEWRTLTNPDIYEITIDEQCIIKRLWEASSK, encoded by the coding sequence ATGAAGAAAATTATTGTAATACGACATTGTTCAGCAACTGGGCAAAAACGTGATGATGAATTAACGACCGATGGAAAAGACCAAGCAAATACTCTTGCTACATTCCTCTTAGAAAATCATCTACAAATCGATCATATTATTTCAAGCCCATTTGTCCGAGCTATCGATTCCATTCGGCCCTATGCGCTCCAAGCTAACTTATCTATCCAAGAAGATGAACGATTAACTGAACGCATATTGAGCAACGTTCCAATGGATGATTGGATGCAAAAACTAGAATCCACTTTTACGAACATAGATATTGCCTTTTCAGGCGGAGAGTCAACAAAACAAGCAACAGACCGTGCCATTTCGCTTATTCAAGACGTTTTACAATTAAACCATACGACAACACTACTTGTTACACATGGCAATTTACTTACGCTCATTTTAAAACATTTTGATCATACGATTGGCTTTAATGAATGGAGAACTTTAACCAATCCTGATATTTACGAAATTACAATCGACGAACAATGTATCATAAAACGCTTATGGGAAGCATCGTCCAAGTAA
- a CDS encoding YutD family protein has protein sequence MMEQKQEQEMHATVSINNVQYEVIKNFRDGFSEEAFKERYAEILNKYDYIVGDWGYEQLRLRGFFDDSNQRSTYDTKISTLSEYLYEYCNFGCAHFVLRKVKK, from the coding sequence ATGATGGAGCAAAAGCAAGAGCAAGAGATGCATGCTACGGTGAGCATTAATAATGTTCAGTACGAAGTAATTAAAAACTTTCGTGATGGTTTTAGTGAAGAAGCATTTAAAGAGCGTTATGCAGAAATTTTAAATAAATATGATTACATCGTTGGGGACTGGGGTTATGAGCAACTTAGATTGCGCGGTTTCTTTGATGATAGTAATCAACGTTCGACATATGATACGAAAATTAGTACGTTATCAGAGTATTTATACGAGTACTGTAACTTCGGTTGTGCACACTTCGTATTACGAAAAGTGAAGAAATAA
- a CDS encoding YhfC family intramembrane metalloprotease, with translation MHNRYVHILESGESMVSNTVIASIIFQLIVSILVPIIVLVYFRKKYHINWKVVGIGVLIFIGFTQILETPFHLFMRGNPTIAPFLENPFVFAIYGGLTAGIFEELGRFVAFFFLLKKYLEYKDGFAYGIGHGGIESILIGGFSALQALIFANSINDGSFARLIEQKPELSILQDMLIQQPAYLYFLGSLERIMALVLQIAFTMLVLYAVKQKKYIFLVYAILFHAFVDFFAALYQTKTINLFVAEGITLLCTIGAVVLIRKMKAKLMSVPE, from the coding sequence ATGCATAATAGATATGTACATATATTAGAAAGCGGTGAAAGTATGGTTTCAAATACTGTAATTGCCAGCATCATCTTTCAACTCATTGTCTCGATTCTGGTCCCAATTATCGTACTCGTTTATTTCCGTAAAAAATATCATATTAATTGGAAAGTGGTCGGCATTGGTGTTCTTATCTTTATCGGATTTACCCAAATTCTTGAAACACCATTCCACCTATTTATGCGCGGTAATCCAACAATCGCTCCATTTTTAGAAAATCCGTTTGTCTTCGCAATTTATGGCGGATTGACTGCTGGTATTTTTGAAGAATTAGGACGCTTCGTTGCCTTCTTCTTCTTACTAAAAAAATATCTAGAATATAAAGATGGCTTCGCTTATGGAATAGGTCACGGCGGAATTGAATCTATTTTAATTGGCGGTTTTTCTGCATTACAAGCATTAATCTTTGCTAATTCTATTAACGATGGTAGCTTCGCTCGACTGATTGAACAAAAACCCGAGCTCAGCATTTTACAGGACATGTTAATTCAGCAACCTGCCTACTTATACTTCCTTGGTAGCTTAGAAAGAATTATGGCACTCGTGCTTCAAATCGCCTTTACAATGCTTGTTTTATACGCAGTAAAACAGAAGAAATATATCTTCCTAGTATACGCTATACTATTCCACGCATTTGTAGACTTTTTCGCGGCACTTTACCAAACAAAAACAATCAATCTCTTCGTTGCCGAAGGAATTACACTTCTCTGTACAATTGGCGCTGTCGTTCTTATTCGCAAGATGAAAGCGAAATTAATGAGTGTGCCGGAGTAA
- a CDS encoding MerR family transcriptional regulator, giving the protein MTMRVKEVADLVGISVRTLHHYDEIGLLTPDETTESGYRLYSNENLETLQQILFFKELGFPLKKIKEIIMSPSFDREEALQLHKKMLLEKRARLDKVIATIDKTIQHTKGEIEMTNKEKFEGFDFSHNPYEEEARERWGDAAVDKANEYAKGMSKEKQEEFNAIYRNLAALRHGAPDSKEAQEAIKVWYDYLQNFSHYSLDAFKGLGQMYVADERFTKNIDKFGEGLAQFMCDAMEVYADRNKK; this is encoded by the coding sequence ATGACAATGAGAGTAAAAGAAGTAGCTGATTTAGTTGGAATTAGTGTGCGCACACTGCATCATTACGATGAAATTGGGTTGTTAACCCCAGACGAGACGACAGAGTCTGGATATCGTCTGTATTCCAATGAAAATTTAGAGACGTTGCAGCAAATTTTGTTTTTTAAAGAACTAGGCTTCCCTTTGAAGAAAATTAAAGAAATTATCATGAGTCCATCATTTGATCGCGAAGAGGCACTACAGCTTCATAAGAAAATGCTTCTTGAAAAGCGTGCCAGATTAGATAAGGTGATTGCGACGATTGATAAAACAATTCAGCATACAAAAGGAGAGATTGAAATGACGAATAAAGAGAAATTTGAAGGATTCGATTTCAGCCATAACCCATATGAAGAAGAAGCACGTGAAAGATGGGGAGACGCAGCTGTAGATAAAGCGAATGAATATGCGAAAGGTATGTCAAAAGAGAAGCAAGAAGAGTTTAATGCTATTTACAGAAATTTAGCGGCACTTAGACACGGTGCACCTGATTCCAAAGAGGCGCAAGAAGCTATCAAAGTATGGTACGATTACTTGCAAAACTTTAGTCACTATTCATTAGATGCTTTTAAAGGACTCGGCCAAATGTACGTCGCTGATGAGCGCTTTACGAAAAATATCGATAAGTTTGGCGAAGGTTTAGCGCAGTTTATGTGTGATGCAATGGAAGTTTATGCGGATCGTAATAAAAAATAA